In Lysobacter firmicutimachus, one genomic interval encodes:
- the ruvX gene encoding Holliday junction resolvase RuvX, with product MSPAAIRRDGTVLGFDVGARRIGVAVASAFGHGARALAVIDVHGAGPDWSAIDRLHKEWRPDGLIVGDPMTLEGGDQPARARAHAFARQLRARYRLPVVLVDERSSSIEAAHRFAADRAEGRKRRRDAEALDAVAAAVIVERWLAAPDDATDIEHVSNA from the coding sequence ATGAGTCCGGCGGCGATTCGACGAGACGGCACCGTCCTGGGTTTCGATGTAGGCGCGCGACGCATCGGCGTCGCGGTGGCCAGCGCGTTCGGCCACGGCGCGCGCGCGCTGGCGGTGATCGACGTCCACGGCGCCGGCCCGGACTGGAGCGCGATCGACCGCCTGCACAAGGAATGGCGTCCCGACGGTCTGATCGTCGGCGACCCGATGACCCTGGAGGGCGGCGACCAGCCGGCCCGCGCCCGCGCTCACGCCTTCGCCCGTCAGCTCCGCGCCCGCTACCGCCTGCCGGTGGTGCTGGTCGACGAACGCTCCAGTTCGATCGAAGCGGCGCATCGCTTCGCCGCCGACCGCGCCGAGGGACGCAAGCGCCGCCGCGACGCCGAAGCGCTGGACGCGGTGGCCGCCGCGGTCATCGTCGAGCGCTGGCTGGCCGCTCCCGACGACGCCACCGACATCGAACACGTTTCCAACGCATGA
- a CDS encoding RHS repeat-associated core domain-containing protein, translating into MPASFALRLSALVSLLLAAWLVPGGARAADEYCATRYMPAQERMCFNTLSEAESYIRTEPATPRGNAFLEKNAEWAMAEGVYNRDYRVKPRAPTYVGDFYRASTAGARARGCSSEDSIGGETAPNGEIWCKDEEAMEVDVYKSSLYSTPPPPGQFTGSYYEGTPAGWGPEGRFLFQTRNYSPNDANARFLIINPTPSVTHQWHFARRDWYECPMLFYAGWPNPGVNWPNVCFNDVYAQIVVRSKQFDSCCKDGNPVVAATGNKEYREEDFDWEGQAFTRTYNSVGDFELGSGLTDHWAHSYSARVILRQGLPNTLLRSDGYYELMGKVSDTSYRSVNRPGVIMIREPDAVATDKGRWRLSTFSSLEWFDDSGRLSAYEVGGRLYRLDYCTQADVQAGSCLAAGKLLRVRSPSGRELNFQYAAVLAAKPGDDGLRLSRIGSAGAWLVEYAYDTSGRLTHASKGGAVAGEGMEYLYGESDRVCRNAAGQAIAGCDPALWGNKLTGVIDEAGQRYATYSYDELGRTTISDHALGAGKVTHTYNSSGSVTVTLPTGSSKTYDFSSEAFRQPTRIALSATDGSNAGTSTAQYLNNRISSRQNERSYRTDYEHDAFQETVRIEGRTSGKGVTPVTRTIQTDWNPGYTLPTERRTLNNANALVAKSKWTYNDRGQRLTSTQVDPATNAERTTTTSYCEAADVTAGACPIVGLLKSVDGPRSDVADVARYTYYASDDPACVSAPATCAYRKGDLWKVADALGHVTEYLRYDASGRLLSSKDANGVVTDLEYYPRGWLKASKVRGTNAASEADDVITRYEYDLIGQVKKVIQPDGAFVRYDYDAAHRLSDIYDNAGNRIHYTVDAAGNRTQEDTRDANGALKRTLSRIYNQLGQLKTAKTADGHPTAFTYDVAGNADLTTDALNRKTDSDYDPLNRLAKTLQDVGGINAKIEYQYDALDRLTQVNDPKGLSTTYGYNGFGDQVQLSSPDTGVTTRTFNAAGQVATKQDANDANPHTYTYDALGRPKTVSYGSGSNDVEYDYDTVNAACATGETFAVGRVTAMRTEGTELKYCYDRFGRVVRKVQSVDAQSFTLRYAYTPAGELSALTYPDGAVADYVRDAQSRIVEIGVTPAGGVRSVLLNNVGYLPFGPATGWTYGNGRSLSRTYDLDYRAKTIFDPAAGGLSLGYGYNAAGELTELKDGLQSAFLAKYDYDALGRLKITRDGPTGTPLETYGYDATGNRTSLLRAGATTTYSYPATSHRLTDVGGIARGYDAVGNTTSIGGAAKEFVYNANDRMSQVKLGGVVARSYRYNAKGERVAASNGASGPVAVYTLYDEAGHWIGDYDASGATKQQALWLGDSPVGVLSGVGTAQKLHYVQPDHLGTPRTVIDATRNVAIWSWNAKGEAFGNDIPHQDSDQDGTAFVFDMRFPGQRYDAAGEISYNYFRDYEAVGGRYLESDPIGLLGGINTYSYVNGNPLGVIDPDGRSGLVVNGAKGVLGFIAADMAIPEPSDVAWPKWAGYAVGAAIAGGIIWAANENSDGDSKSESGSDSEKICKPAIPDVQGRDLCEQLALAEAKAGAGEAIMGAMNDEPRLVAHYGPGPWVKMQHTRICHGPAPRKIVIHYFSNMRGGNVELKFK; encoded by the coding sequence ATGCCTGCCAGCTTCGCCCTTCGTTTGTCCGCCTTGGTTTCCTTGCTGCTGGCCGCTTGGCTGGTGCCGGGAGGGGCGCGCGCTGCCGATGAGTACTGCGCTACGCGCTATATGCCGGCGCAAGAGCGCATGTGTTTCAACACGCTCAGCGAGGCTGAAAGCTATATCCGCACCGAACCGGCGACGCCGCGCGGAAACGCGTTCCTCGAGAAGAACGCTGAATGGGCGATGGCTGAAGGCGTCTACAACCGGGATTACAGGGTCAAACCGCGTGCGCCGACATACGTGGGCGATTTTTACAGAGCGTCGACCGCCGGTGCTCGTGCGCGTGGGTGCAGTTCTGAAGACTCGATCGGTGGCGAGACAGCGCCGAACGGCGAGATCTGGTGCAAGGACGAGGAGGCGATGGAAGTCGACGTCTACAAATCGAGCCTCTATTCCACGCCGCCGCCGCCGGGCCAGTTCACGGGCTCGTACTACGAGGGTACTCCGGCCGGTTGGGGGCCGGAAGGCCGGTTCTTGTTTCAGACGCGAAACTATTCGCCGAACGACGCCAACGCGCGTTTTCTGATCATCAACCCGACACCGTCGGTGACTCATCAGTGGCATTTCGCTCGTCGCGACTGGTACGAGTGCCCGATGCTGTTCTACGCGGGATGGCCGAATCCGGGCGTCAACTGGCCTAACGTCTGTTTCAACGACGTATATGCGCAGATCGTTGTGCGGTCCAAGCAATTCGATTCCTGTTGCAAGGATGGCAACCCCGTGGTCGCGGCCACCGGCAACAAGGAGTATCGCGAGGAAGATTTCGATTGGGAGGGCCAGGCGTTCACCAGGACCTATAACTCGGTCGGGGACTTCGAGTTGGGTTCTGGGCTGACCGATCATTGGGCGCATTCGTATTCGGCGCGAGTGATCCTGCGCCAGGGGCTGCCCAACACCTTGCTGCGCTCCGATGGCTACTACGAGCTGATGGGCAAGGTAAGCGACACTTCCTATCGCTCGGTCAATCGCCCCGGCGTAATCATGATCCGCGAGCCCGATGCGGTAGCTACGGACAAGGGGCGCTGGCGTCTGTCGACCTTCTCTTCGCTGGAGTGGTTCGACGATTCCGGTCGGCTCAGCGCCTACGAAGTCGGCGGGCGGTTATACCGCCTGGACTACTGCACCCAGGCCGATGTGCAGGCGGGCAGCTGCCTCGCTGCAGGCAAGCTGCTGCGCGTGCGCAGTCCGTCCGGCCGCGAGCTGAACTTCCAGTATGCGGCAGTCCTTGCCGCCAAGCCGGGCGACGATGGTTTGCGCCTCTCTCGCATCGGCAGTGCAGGCGCCTGGTTGGTGGAGTATGCCTACGACACCTCTGGCCGCTTGACCCACGCCAGCAAGGGCGGCGCCGTGGCCGGTGAGGGCATGGAATATCTATACGGGGAAAGTGACCGGGTCTGCCGCAATGCCGCGGGACAGGCGATCGCTGGCTGCGACCCGGCCCTATGGGGCAACAAGCTCACCGGCGTCATTGACGAAGCCGGGCAACGTTATGCCACTTACAGCTACGACGAGCTGGGTCGGACCACCATCAGCGACCATGCGCTTGGGGCCGGCAAGGTCACCCATACCTACAACAGCTCGGGCTCGGTGACGGTCACACTGCCGACCGGTTCGAGCAAGACATACGACTTCTCCTCGGAAGCGTTCCGTCAGCCGACTCGCATCGCGTTGTCGGCTACGGATGGTTCGAATGCCGGCACTTCTACGGCGCAATACCTGAACAATCGTATCTCGTCGCGCCAGAACGAGCGCAGCTACCGCACCGATTACGAGCACGATGCATTCCAGGAAACCGTGCGCATCGAGGGCCGCACCTCCGGAAAGGGCGTCACCCCGGTCACCCGCACGATCCAGACCGACTGGAACCCGGGTTATACGCTGCCGACCGAGCGCCGCACCCTCAACAACGCTAACGCCCTGGTCGCCAAGTCCAAATGGACCTACAACGACCGCGGCCAGCGCCTGACCTCGACCCAGGTCGACCCGGCCACCAATGCCGAGCGCACCACCACGACCAGCTACTGCGAAGCCGCGGACGTGACCGCCGGGGCCTGCCCGATCGTCGGCCTGCTCAAGTCGGTCGACGGCCCGCGCAGCGACGTGGCCGACGTCGCCCGCTACACCTACTACGCCAGCGACGACCCGGCCTGCGTGAGCGCGCCGGCGACCTGCGCCTATCGCAAGGGCGACCTGTGGAAGGTTGCCGACGCGCTCGGCCACGTCACCGAATACTTGCGCTACGACGCCAGCGGCCGCCTGTTGTCGAGCAAGGACGCCAACGGCGTGGTCACCGACCTGGAGTACTACCCGCGCGGCTGGCTCAAGGCCAGCAAGGTGCGTGGTACCAACGCGGCGTCCGAAGCCGACGACGTGATCACCCGCTACGAGTACGACCTGATCGGCCAGGTCAAGAAGGTGATCCAACCCGACGGCGCCTTCGTCCGCTACGACTACGACGCGGCGCACCGGCTGAGCGACATCTACGACAACGCCGGCAACCGCATCCACTACACCGTCGATGCCGCCGGCAACCGCACCCAGGAAGACACCCGCGACGCCAACGGCGCGCTCAAGCGCACCCTGTCGCGGATCTACAACCAGCTCGGCCAGCTCAAGACCGCCAAGACCGCGGACGGCCATCCGACTGCGTTCACCTACGACGTGGCCGGCAACGCCGACCTGACCACCGATGCGTTGAACCGCAAGACCGATAGCGACTACGACCCGCTGAACCGCCTGGCCAAGACCCTGCAGGACGTCGGCGGCATCAACGCCAAGATCGAGTACCAGTACGACGCGCTCGACCGCCTGACCCAGGTCAACGACCCGAAGGGGCTGAGCACGACCTACGGCTACAACGGCTTCGGCGACCAGGTCCAGCTGTCGAGCCCGGACACCGGCGTCACCACCCGCACCTTCAATGCCGCCGGCCAGGTGGCGACCAAGCAGGACGCCAACGACGCCAACCCGCACACCTACACCTACGACGCGCTGGGCCGGCCGAAGACCGTGTCCTATGGCTCGGGTAGCAACGACGTCGAATACGACTACGACACGGTCAACGCCGCCTGCGCCACCGGCGAAACCTTCGCCGTCGGCCGGGTCACCGCGATGCGCACCGAAGGCACCGAGCTGAAGTACTGCTACGACCGCTTCGGCCGGGTGGTGCGCAAGGTGCAGTCGGTCGACGCGCAGTCCTTCACCCTGCGCTACGCCTACACCCCGGCCGGCGAACTGAGCGCGTTGACCTACCCGGACGGCGCAGTCGCCGACTACGTGCGCGACGCCCAGAGCCGCATCGTCGAGATCGGCGTCACCCCGGCCGGCGGCGTGCGCAGCGTGCTGCTGAACAACGTCGGCTACCTGCCGTTCGGCCCGGCCACGGGCTGGACCTACGGCAACGGCCGCAGCCTGAGCCGGACCTACGACCTGGACTACCGCGCCAAGACGATCTTCGACCCGGCCGCCGGCGGCCTGTCGCTGGGCTACGGCTACAACGCAGCCGGCGAGCTGACCGAACTCAAGGACGGCCTGCAGAGCGCGTTCCTGGCCAAGTACGACTACGACGCCCTGGGGCGGCTGAAGATCACCCGCGACGGCCCCACCGGCACGCCGCTGGAAACCTACGGTTATGACGCCACCGGCAACCGCACCAGCCTGCTGCGCGCGGGCGCGACCACGACCTACAGCTACCCGGCCACCAGTCACCGCCTGACCGATGTGGGCGGCATCGCTCGCGGCTACGACGCAGTCGGCAACACCACCAGCATCGGCGGCGCGGCGAAGGAGTTCGTTTACAACGCTAATGACCGGATGAGTCAGGTGAAGTTGGGTGGGGTGGTCGCGCGTAGCTACCGCTACAACGCCAAGGGCGAGCGTGTCGCTGCGAGCAACGGCGCTAGCGGCCCGGTCGCGGTTTATACGCTGTACGACGAAGCTGGGCACTGGATCGGCGATTACGACGCCAGCGGCGCGACCAAGCAGCAAGCGTTGTGGCTGGGCGATTCGCCGGTCGGCGTCCTTTCTGGTGTGGGCACCGCGCAGAAACTGCACTACGTCCAACCAGATCATCTAGGCACCCCACGCACGGTAATCGACGCGACCCGCAATGTCGCCATTTGGTCTTGGAATGCGAAGGGCGAGGCTTTCGGCAACGACATCCCGCATCAGGATTCGGACCAGGACGGCACCGCGTTCGTGTTTGATATGCGATTCCCAGGGCAGCGATACGACGCTGCTGGCGAGATCAGTTATAACTACTTCAGAGACTATGAAGCAGTTGGTGGCCGGTACCTAGAGTCCGATCCAATAGGACTGTTAGGAGGAATTAATACCTATTCGTATGTTAATGGGAATCCGCTTGGCGTCATCGATCCGGATGGGCGAAGTGGTTTGGTAGTTAACGGAGCCAAGGGTGTCTTGGGTTTCATTGCAGCAGACATGGCCATTCCGGAGCCAAGTGATGTTGCGTGGCCTAAGTGGGCGGGATATGCGGTAGGCGCTGCAATAGCTGGCGGTATTATATGGGCCGCCAATGAGAACTCTGATGGCGATTCAAAAAGCGAGTCTGGTTCAGATTCGGAAAAGATTTGTAAACCCGCAATTCCGGACGTGCAAGGTCGTGATCTATGCGAACAACTAGCTCTGGCGGAAGCTAAGGCTGGCGCTGGAGAAGCTATCATGGGGGCCATGAATGATGAGCCAAGGCTGGTGGCTCATTACGGTCCAGGGCCCTGGGTGAAAATGCAGCATACCCGCATTTGTCATGGGCCTGCACCGCGTAAGATTGTTATTCATTATTTCTCGAACATGAGGGGTGGCAACGTTGAGCTTAAATTCAAGTAG
- a CDS encoding DNA-3-methyladenine glycosylase I, with product MSGYCDIAPGHPVHGHYHDHEYGFPQREETDLFERLILEINQAGLSWETILRKREGFRRAYHGFDVDRVAGYGEADRLRLLEDAGIIRNRLKVDAAIHNAGVVQGLRDSHGGFAAWLDAHQLLDGKPRDKAGWVKLFKRTFRFTGGEITGEFLMSLSYLPGAHRESCPAYRRIEAVGPYWRRAQALAGGPRVASAKTPRRGTAR from the coding sequence ATGTCGGGCTATTGCGACATCGCTCCGGGTCACCCGGTCCACGGCCATTACCACGATCACGAATACGGCTTCCCGCAGCGCGAGGAAACTGACCTGTTCGAGCGCCTGATCCTGGAAATCAACCAGGCCGGGCTGAGCTGGGAGACCATCCTGCGCAAGCGCGAAGGCTTCCGCCGCGCCTACCACGGTTTCGACGTCGATCGCGTCGCCGGCTACGGCGAGGCCGACCGTCTGCGCCTGCTCGAAGACGCCGGCATCATCCGCAACCGGCTCAAGGTCGACGCAGCGATCCACAATGCCGGGGTCGTGCAGGGCCTGCGCGACAGCCACGGCGGCTTCGCCGCGTGGCTGGACGCGCACCAGTTGCTCGACGGCAAGCCTCGCGACAAGGCCGGCTGGGTCAAGCTGTTCAAACGCACGTTTCGTTTCACTGGCGGCGAGATCACCGGTGAGTTCCTGATGAGCCTGAGTTATCTGCCGGGCGCGCACCGCGAAAGCTGCCCGGCCTACCGCCGGATCGAGGCCGTCGGCCCGTATTGGCGTCGCGCGCAGGCGCTGGCCGGCGGCCCCCGGGTGGCCTCGGCCAAGACCCCGCGCCGGGGGACGGCCAGGTGA
- a CDS encoding YqgE/AlgH family protein: MSAMPTPLANQVLIALPALADTNFSRSVALICQHDNDGAMGIVVNRPSEYTLGEVFGQMGVDGGDERLRAQIVLAGGPVHPERGFVLHDGGTRWDSTLVIGNDLFLTTSRDILEAMAKGEGPSNAIVALGCAGWGSGQLEHEITENDWLTAPADAELLFQLPLDARWHAAAGRIGVDFAHLADYAGHA; the protein is encoded by the coding sequence ATGTCCGCCATGCCCACACCCCTCGCGAACCAGGTCCTGATCGCGCTGCCCGCGTTGGCCGACACCAACTTCTCGCGCAGCGTGGCGCTGATCTGCCAGCACGACAACGACGGCGCCATGGGCATCGTCGTCAACCGCCCCTCCGAGTACACCCTCGGCGAGGTGTTCGGGCAGATGGGCGTGGACGGCGGCGACGAGCGACTGCGCGCGCAGATCGTCCTGGCCGGCGGCCCGGTGCATCCCGAGCGCGGCTTCGTCCTCCACGACGGCGGCACGCGCTGGGATTCGACCCTGGTCATCGGCAACGACCTGTTCCTGACCACTTCGCGCGACATCCTCGAAGCGATGGCCAAGGGAGAAGGCCCGTCCAACGCGATCGTCGCGCTGGGTTGCGCCGGCTGGGGTTCGGGCCAGCTCGAGCACGAAATCACCGAAAACGACTGGCTGACCGCGCCGGCCGATGCCGAACTGCTGTTCCAACTGCCGCTGGACGCGCGCTGGCACGCCGCGGCAGGCCGCATCGGCGTCGATTTCGCCCACCTGGCCGACTACGCCGGGCACGCATGA
- a CDS encoding DUF4153 domain-containing protein produces MLPSPALPRSTRWFIVAVAALQGLALYATGKYAAALGGSGLPIALYALLLAVPGAMLLSVQRLRDPRFWQHAVGLSLIIAVLGAWAAWSATGAPQLETDTVLAPFAVSLAIAWFVALPYLQCRIEHGRWCAPYPALFEHGWQNALTLALTGVFVTICWGVLGLCAMLFKLIGINVFAELFSQPGFAWPVSGLMAGLGLLVGRTQQKPVQIARQVLFAIFKGLLPLLALVAVLFVLSLPFTGLEALWRTRAATLILMCVIALLVLFVNAVFQDGSGEPPYPRALRRVVDAALLSLPIYAGLGLYALGLRIVQYGWTGDRFWALLASVLLAAYACGYAWAALRPRRGWLHGIARVNVIVSLIALALAVAANSLLLDPHRLSVGDQLARLRDGRATVVDFDLKHLRFYSGRRGYQALLALRREPKFAAPAARDALAEAIATESPWYSPADRREQAPRTAANALRRIARAPGIDPVEPVWLQAVLERKLSAPDCLREDARCVLMAPDLDRDGVREYLLCEIEEYGSTCTLYALDGGRWGVAARSFIGTRERGTEALEAAMRAGKVEAVPPRWPELRFGDGKPFSLNEDTSPQRSEPIDQAALQRLREVPRR; encoded by the coding sequence ATGCTCCCGTCGCCCGCACTGCCCCGCTCCACCCGCTGGTTCATCGTCGCCGTCGCCGCGCTGCAAGGCCTGGCCCTGTACGCCACCGGCAAATACGCCGCGGCACTCGGCGGCAGCGGCTTGCCGATCGCCTTGTATGCGTTGCTGCTGGCGGTACCCGGCGCGATGCTGCTGAGCGTGCAGCGACTGCGCGACCCGCGCTTCTGGCAACACGCCGTCGGCCTGAGCCTGATCATCGCCGTACTCGGCGCCTGGGCCGCCTGGAGCGCCACCGGCGCGCCGCAGCTAGAAACCGACACCGTGCTGGCGCCGTTCGCGGTCAGCCTCGCCATCGCCTGGTTCGTCGCCCTGCCCTATCTGCAATGCCGGATCGAACACGGGCGCTGGTGCGCCCCGTATCCGGCATTGTTCGAGCACGGCTGGCAGAACGCCCTGACCCTGGCTCTGACCGGCGTTTTCGTCACCATCTGCTGGGGCGTACTCGGGCTGTGCGCGATGCTGTTCAAGCTGATCGGCATCAACGTGTTCGCCGAGTTGTTCTCGCAGCCGGGCTTCGCCTGGCCGGTCAGCGGCCTGATGGCCGGCCTCGGCCTGCTCGTCGGCCGCACCCAGCAAAAGCCGGTGCAGATCGCGCGCCAGGTGCTGTTCGCGATCTTCAAGGGCCTGCTGCCGCTGCTGGCCCTGGTCGCGGTGCTGTTCGTGCTGAGCCTGCCGTTCACCGGCCTGGAAGCGCTGTGGCGCACGCGCGCGGCGACGCTGATCCTGATGTGCGTGATCGCACTGCTGGTGCTGTTCGTCAATGCCGTGTTCCAGGACGGCAGCGGCGAGCCGCCCTATCCGCGCGCGCTGCGCCGGGTGGTCGACGCCGCGTTGCTGAGCCTGCCGATCTACGCCGGGTTGGGCCTGTATGCGCTCGGGCTGCGCATCGTCCAGTACGGCTGGACCGGCGACCGCTTCTGGGCCCTGCTGGCCTCGGTGCTGCTGGCCGCCTACGCCTGCGGCTACGCCTGGGCCGCGCTGCGCCCGCGACGCGGCTGGCTGCACGGCATCGCCCGGGTCAACGTGATCGTTTCGCTGATCGCGCTGGCGCTGGCGGTCGCGGCCAATTCGTTGCTGCTGGACCCGCACCGGCTCAGCGTCGGCGACCAGCTCGCGCGCCTGCGCGACGGCCGCGCCACGGTCGTCGATTTCGACCTCAAGCATCTGCGTTTCTACAGCGGCCGCCGCGGCTACCAGGCCTTGCTCGCGCTGCGTCGCGAGCCGAAGTTCGCCGCCCCGGCCGCGCGCGATGCGCTCGCCGAGGCGATCGCGACGGAGAGCCCCTGGTACAGCCCCGCGGACCGGCGCGAACAGGCGCCGCGCACCGCCGCCAACGCCTTGCGAAGGATCGCGCGCGCGCCCGGCATCGACCCGGTCGAACCGGTCTGGCTGCAAGCGGTGCTGGAGCGCAAGCTGTCCGCGCCCGACTGCCTGCGCGAGGACGCGCGCTGCGTGCTGATGGCGCCGGACCTGGACCGCGACGGCGTGCGCGAATACCTGCTGTGCGAAATCGAGGAATACGGCTCGACCTGCACCCTCTACGCCCTCGACGGCGGGCGCTGGGGCGTGGCCGCGCGCAGCTTCATCGGCACCCGCGAGCGCGGAACCGAGGCGCTGGAAGCGGCGATGCGGGCCGGCAAGGTCGAGGCGGTGCCGCCGCGCTGGCCGGAACTGCGCTTCGGCGACGGCAAGCCGTTCTCGCTGAACGAAGACACCTCGCCCCAACGCAGCGAACCGATCGATCAGGCCGCGCTGCAGCGTTTGCGGGAGGTCCCGCGCCGCTGA
- a CDS encoding ATP-grasp domain-containing protein — protein sequence MANVLILGPRAPAALELARSFAHAAWTVHVADSVSCRLGAWSNAVFRAHRLPSPRADAAGFVAALSRIAAAERIDLIVPTCEEVFTVSRYRQALPRSVRVLAEDFETLRALHSKRRFLELARDCGARVPDSVAVTSLEQAREWAGDRPLVLKPEYSRFGVHVRLHPDGLPADAAPLGLDQTWVAQRFHAGTELCSYGIADRGRLLAHAVYRPAYRLARSSSFYFDPQPTAAIRAFVERFVAKLGFSGQISFDWIVGEDGVPTVLECNPRAVSGVHVFVPGAPLPAALMGADMACVDAGAGRARMIAPIMLGPGLAQALRDGRGAQWRRDWARAEDVLSVRGDPAPPLGALVDVAAYAGIALRRGCSLREAATRDIEWDGEDLPEL from the coding sequence ATGGCGAATGTATTGATCCTGGGGCCGCGTGCCCCGGCGGCTCTGGAACTGGCGCGCAGCTTCGCTCATGCGGCGTGGACGGTGCATGTCGCCGACAGCGTGTCGTGCCGGCTCGGGGCCTGGTCGAACGCGGTGTTCCGGGCGCACCGGTTGCCGTCGCCGCGCGCGGACGCGGCCGGTTTCGTCGCCGCGCTGTCGCGCATCGCCGCGGCTGAGCGCATCGACCTGATCGTGCCGACCTGCGAGGAGGTGTTCACCGTCTCGCGTTACCGCCAGGCGTTGCCGCGCTCGGTGCGGGTGCTGGCCGAGGACTTCGAAACCCTGCGCGCCTTGCACAGCAAACGGCGGTTTCTCGAACTGGCGCGGGACTGCGGCGCGCGCGTGCCGGACAGCGTCGCGGTGACGAGCCTGGAGCAGGCGCGAGAATGGGCCGGCGACCGGCCGCTGGTGCTGAAGCCAGAGTATTCGCGCTTCGGCGTGCACGTGCGTCTGCACCCGGACGGGTTGCCGGCCGATGCCGCGCCGCTGGGGCTGGACCAGACCTGGGTCGCGCAGCGTTTCCACGCCGGCACCGAACTGTGTTCCTACGGCATTGCGGACCGTGGCCGGCTGCTGGCGCACGCGGTGTATCGGCCGGCGTACCGGCTGGCGCGCAGTTCCAGCTTCTATTTCGATCCGCAGCCGACCGCGGCGATCCGCGCGTTCGTCGAGCGCTTTGTCGCCAAGCTGGGTTTCAGCGGGCAGATTTCCTTCGACTGGATCGTCGGCGAAGACGGCGTGCCGACCGTGCTGGAATGCAATCCGCGCGCGGTCAGCGGCGTGCATGTGTTCGTGCCCGGTGCGCCGCTGCCGGCGGCGCTGATGGGTGCGGACATGGCCTGCGTGGATGCGGGCGCGGGCCGGGCGCGGATGATTGCGCCGATCATGCTCGGGCCCGGGCTGGCGCAGGCGTTGCGCGACGGCCGCGGTGCGCAGTGGCGGCGCGACTGGGCGCGCGCCGAGGACGTGCTGTCGGTGCGCGGCGACCCCGCGCCGCCCCTGGGCGCGCTGGTCGACGTGGCGGCCTATGCCGGCATCGCCCTGCGCCGCGGCTGCAGCCTGCGCGAGGCGGCGACGCGCGACATCGAATGGGACGGCGAGGACCTGCCCGAGCTATGA
- a CDS encoding Rieske 2Fe-2S domain-containing protein, translated as MIDWHPSHASRWFAALCAERLRRTPVAVRLLDRPVVLARTGDGRAFALEDRCPHRHAPLSAGCATGDGLACPYHGWRFDRDGRLCEIPGLSPEAALPSVRVRRIAVREHDGLIWLRLDGRDEGELAPLVREFGPDSRRFLWQTRWPAHVVDAIENFLDPLHTHWIHPGLVRRGGARSEVLARFMPNADGFEVGYHGQPQQSGLLYRLFESPRDSERARFDAPGSAQIEYRYRNGGTVRISLHFSPESAASTAVFASLHVENRWAPAWLVRRLVWPFLKRVNDQDARVLGLQSANLRRFPGVRGASTELDLVRPWVEAFWNDGAAPPAAPREVRMRL; from the coding sequence ATGATCGACTGGCACCCCAGCCATGCCTCGCGCTGGTTCGCCGCGCTGTGCGCCGAGCGGCTGCGGCGCACGCCGGTCGCGGTGCGCTTGCTCGACCGGCCGGTGGTGCTGGCGCGCACCGGCGATGGCCGGGCCTTCGCCCTGGAAGACCGCTGCCCGCACCGGCACGCGCCGCTGTCGGCCGGGTGCGCGACCGGCGACGGGCTGGCCTGCCCGTATCACGGCTGGCGCTTCGACCGCGACGGCCGCTTGTGCGAGATCCCCGGCCTGTCGCCCGAGGCCGCGTTGCCGTCGGTGCGCGTGCGCCGCATCGCCGTGCGCGAGCACGACGGCCTGATCTGGTTGCGCCTGGACGGCCGCGACGAGGGCGAGCTGGCGCCGCTGGTGCGGGAGTTCGGCCCGGATTCGCGGCGCTTCCTGTGGCAGACCCGCTGGCCGGCGCACGTGGTCGATGCGATCGAGAACTTCCTCGACCCGTTGCACACGCACTGGATCCATCCCGGCCTGGTCCGTCGCGGCGGTGCGCGCAGCGAGGTGCTGGCGCGATTCATGCCGAACGCGGACGGGTTCGAGGTGGGCTATCACGGCCAGCCGCAGCAGTCGGGATTGCTGTACCGGCTGTTCGAGTCGCCGCGCGACAGCGAACGGGCACGCTTCGACGCGCCCGGCAGCGCGCAGATCGAGTATCGCTACCGCAACGGCGGCACGGTGCGGATCAGCCTGCATTTCAGCCCGGAAAGCGCGGCGTCCACGGCGGTGTTCGCCAGCCTGCACGTGGAGAACCGCTGGGCGCCGGCCTGGCTGGTGCGGCGGCTGGTGTGGCCGTTTCTGAAACGGGTCAACGACCAGGACGCGCGCGTGCTCGGTTTGCAGTCGGCCAATCTGCGCCGCTTTCCCGGCGTGCGCGGCGCCTCGACCGAGCTCGACCTGGTGCGGCCCTGGGTCGAAGCGTTCTGGAACGACGGCGCGGCGCCGCCGGCGGCGCCGCGCGAGGTGCGGATGCGGTTGTGA